Within the Mucilaginibacter sp. CSA2-8R genome, the region TTATTGTACAACAATAAGGGATAAAAGCAGCAGCAAAGCTGTAAGCCGGGTTTTGTGCTGCCCAAAGGCAGTTTCTATCATTAATCTGGACCGGCTATTGCTAACCGGCTCTAACAACCTACCCATCCCAACGTTGCTGTTTACACAGCACACAGAAGCGAGCAACTTCCATTTTGGGACCTATTTGGTTTTTCAACTCCTGAGGTTTACCGCAAATACAGTTACCTGTACCTGCCGTGAGCTCTTACCTCACGTTTTCACCCTTACCCTGTTAAGGGCGGTATATTTTCTGTGGCACTGGCTGTCGCCCGCTGCAGGGCGCCTTCCCGTTAAGAAGCAGGATGCTCTGTGTTGCCCGGACTTTCCTCCGCCCGGCCTAAACCGGGCAGCGATAGAACACTTTGCAATTACAAAGATAGGTTTTTAGCAGGTAGGTTGAGTGGTTAAGTTATTGATTAGTTCATTGGTTTACTCGTTCAGTAGCTGATTAGTGCAAAAGTTGATTAGTTTACTTGTCGATTGCCATGAAAATAAAAAACAGGACGAACAACCTAAAAAAAGTCAACTTACCTTATGAATCATAAGCCGCTTATTCTCCCTCCGGATATTTACGAAAGACGCTGTTGATCCGCATTTGAATCACGCCTAAAAATGCTTCGCGGAAAATTCGGGTAGACATTTTAGAAACACCTTCTGTACGATCGGTAAAAATAATTGGAATTTCTACTACTTTAAAGCCGTGTTTCAGGGTAGTGTATTTCATTTCAATCTGAAACGCATAGCCTACAAACTTAATTTTATCCAGCCTGATGGTTTGCAGTACCTTGCGCTTGTAACAAACAAAGCCGGCCGTTGCGTCTTTAATTTCAATTCCGGTAATCAACCTTACATAGGCCGAAGCGTAGTAGCTCATCAGTACGCGGTTCATGGGCCAATTAACTACGTTTACGCCCTTCACATAGCGCGAGCCAATCGCCATATCTGCACCTTCTGCACAGGTTTCGCGCAGTCGTAATAAATCATTAGGGTTGTGCGAAAAATCGGCATCCATTTCAAATATGTAATCATATTTATAGCTGACTGCCCATTTAAAGCCTAAAATATAAGCTGTGCCCAAACCTTGCTTGCCCGAGCGTTCTTCGATGAACAATTTTTCAGGAAACTCAGCTTGCAGTCTTTTAACAATATTACCGGTGCCATCGGGTGAGCCGTCATCAATAATAAGCAAGTGAAAATCATGGGGCAGCGAAAATACCTTGCGGATCATGCGTTCAATGTTTTCCTTTTCGTTGTAAGTAGGTATGATAACTAAGCTATCAGGCACGGGCTGTTGAGGTTGTGAACGGCAAAAGTAAATATTTCGGCTTTAAAAAAAGCAAAAAGCAGGAAAGGGTTACTTTCCTGCTCTCTTATAAACAGTATATGCTGTTATAAATTGTTCGTTTCCGCAATTACTTTATTTTCGTCTTCAGTTACGTAGTTACGCTCTTTAAGACGTGGAGAAACAAACAGGTATACTAAAATAAAAGCCGTCATGATGCCGGCAAATAACCAGTAATAACTTGCACCCTCAAAACGCGAAAAGAAGCCATGATTAGCAATGCTGTTATTTACGTAAACATCAAACAGGTTACCTGCGGCTACCGTCAATAACCAAATGGCAGACATGGTACTCTTCATAGATTTTGGCGATTGAGTATAAGCATACTCTAAGCCAGTAATGGATACTAAGGTTTCACCGGCTGATAATACCATATAAGCCAATATTTGCCACCAAACAGACGGATGTTGTCCGGCATCTATATTTTGCTGTATTAACGCAATGATTACAAAAGACATAGCAGTCAAAACTAAACCGGCGCCCAAGCGACGTAGCGGTGTGGTTTTTAAGCCGATTTTGTCAAAAAACGGATAAACAAAGTAGTTGAATATGGGGATGAACGAAAGTAAGAAAATTGGATTTGCAGTTTGTACTTGTTCTGGTAGCAACTGATAACCAAACATGTTTAAATCAAGCTTTTTAGATTGCAATACCCATTCTGAAAGGCTTTGATCCCACATTGCCCAAAATATCGGAACAAAAGCAAAAACGGCCATTACCCTCCAAACTGCCTTTACACCATCCACTTTCTCGGCATTGTATTCTGCCTTGGCAACATCAAGCAAAGACTGTCCCGGCTGTTTTTTGCCTGCATGCGTTAAAGCATACCAAGAAATAAAGAGGAAGTTATCTTTTTTAATTCCAGATGGCGGTACCCGTACATATATTTTACGTCCGGAAAAAAATATGGCAGTAGCTATCGCCATCAATATACCAGGGATACCAAAAGCCCATTTAGCTCCGTAATGAGCGTAAATGTAAGGTATAGCAATAGTTGACAATACCGAACCTGCATTAATAGCAAAATAAAACCAACCGTATACCTTTGATAGAAGGCTTTGATTGCTTTTGTCGAACTGATCACCTACGTTGGCAGATACACATGATTTAATGCCGCCTGCACCAATAGCAATTAATATAAGGCCGTATCTAAATCCGGTTAAATCAGTATCAAACAACGCCAGGCACAAATGACCGATACAGTATATAATAGAAACATAAAGAATGATTTTGTATTTGCCAAAAAACCAGTCGGCAGCTATAGCTCCAACAAATGGTAATGCATAGGCCAGAGAAACAAAGAAGTGGGTGCTTTCATTGGCTTTTGCTTCGGCTACAGTTTGCAGGGCAGCGTTACCGGTAGGATTAAAAAATTGCGCTACCAAAAAGGTAACCAGTATAGAGCGCATGCCATAAAAGCTAAATCTTTCAGCCGCTTCGTTACCTATAATAAAGGGAATACTCCTGGGGTACTTAGGCTCCGCCAGCTTTTCATCTACAGTAAATGTATCTTGGGTCATCAGGTTAAATTAATCAAAAAATTTTCTAAAAATAGTATTTATCCGGCAAAACCAAATTTTGTATTTGAATGTCCTGATGTAATAACGGTTTAATTGGCTTTACTGGAATAATGCCATATTCTAATTTTTCCTGACTTTAATTTGGTTTCGGTCTTTAACAGCCTGCTGCTTCGGATCAGGAATATCTATATCACTTGGCGCCGGTATATTGCGCATGTCCAGGTTTTCTTTTAATACCCATTTGCCATTTATCAGCTTAAACCCATCATAGGTTAAATCGGGACCATACATACTTAACTGTCCTTTCATTTTGCTGTCGGGAGGCGAGAGGTGATCAAACACAATCAGGTTTTGTTCGGGCACATGCCGCAGTAGCATGGATGCCTGGCGGTTATACTCAAACACCACCCGCTGGTGGGTGGTGGTCCCCGTAGTAAACACAGGTAGGCCAAATACCGGTTTGCCATCTTTAAACCAAAGCGCTTCAATAATTTTTTTGGTTGATTTAACGGTGTTACCTTTCCATCCTAATAGTACATAGTATGGGGTAGAGGCATTCACCTGTACTATTTTATAATACTCGGCACCATACCATTTACGGTAATCCGTAACCGAATCGGCGGGGTTTTTTAAGAAAGGAGAGTAATCTTCGAGCGGAAACAAGGCCAGTTTATTGCCAGTATTAAGTTGTACGGCGCCGTAAAAACGATAGCTGCCGTCTTCGTTCAGCACAAACCAAGTCATGATCCTAAATTTGTTATCAGGCGAGCGCAAGTTGCTGATGGTTTTAACTGAATCGAAATTAAAAGCGTATGAGTTAGGCACCTTAAGCGCTCCTACTAATGTGCGTATAAACTGGTAATTAGCGTTTTTTCGTTCTACATCGCTCTGGTTATTAACCATCTGTAGGCCAAGGCGTTTAAGGCTATCTTGAAAAGGGCGAAGTTGGTTGAGCTGGTCGGGTGTGTTGTATTTTTGCGCAAACAACCAACACGCAAAAAATTGAAATATAAAGGTGAAAAATAACCAAGCTTTTCTCATGCTTTCATCATCAATGTTAACGTTGCCGCACAACTTAATTTTGCGCAGTAGGTTTATAAATTAAAGGCCGGATACTTTAAAAGGTTTATTTGTTGCTATAATTGCAGCAACGCAATTTTGGTGTAAAAATCGCACTATATTTGATATTTAACTGTTGAATGGCAAAATTTAGTATATCACGTCAAAGGGCCCTAATGCGAAAATACGCAACCGGGATAAAATTTTTGATGATATTGCTTAGTGTATTCCTGATTATACTGGCCTTACCCAAACAAACCAAGTTTAGGTACGAATTTGAAAAAGGACGGATCTGGAATCAAAGCGATTTGGTAGCTCCCTACAATTTTGCCATTTTAAAAACCAGTACTGATTTAGAAAAAGACCGCCTTGCTGTATTGCAAAATGTTGCACCTATTTACCGGTACAATGAAGATGTACAGATGCAGCAAGTTGAAGGATTTGTAAATGACTTTAATTTAAAATGGCCCAACGCCGGCATTCCTGAAAAACTTAAAGATAAATATGTAGAAACCGGCAAGGTCCTGTTAGCACACGTTTATGTGACCGGGTTACTCAACCCAACGGCAAAGCGCGAACCCGTAACCCAATATTTCAACATTACGGTTGTTAATAAAAACAATATTGCTGCTGATAAGAATACTTCGGTTTTATATACCAAAGAAAAGGCAATCAATTATTTTGAAGAAGAACTAACACTGCGCGGCCTGGACCGCGCATTTATGCTGGATTTAATGCAAAACCGGTTGCAAAATAATTTGATTTACGATGATAAACTGACCGGCAAATTAAAAGATGATGTTTTAAGTGGCATATCGGCCACGCAGGGCATGGTGCAAAAAGGGGAGCTGATTGTAGCAAAAGGAACGGTTATTAATGACGATATATATCAAAAGCTCTTATCTTACAAAAAATATTTTGAAGATAGCGCCCGGGTAAACGGTAACCGCAAGCTGGTTTTTTTAGGTCAGTTTTTTTTGGTAGGCCTCACCGTAACGCTGCTGATTGTTTTTCTCCACCTGTTCCGTAAAGATATCTACCAGGATAACCGGATGGTAGGGCTGATACTGTTGGTTATAACGGCTATGTTAGCTACGCTCTCGGCTGCTATTAAATTTCAGGTACCTAATCTGTATTATATACCTTACTGCATTGTACCGATCATCATCCGTATATTGTTTGATACCCGCCTGGCATTAAACATTCACTTATTGGTAATTATGATTGCCGGTTTTTATGTGCCTAACAGCTTTGAGTTCGCTTTTTATGAAATTACAGCGGGTATGGTGTCTATTTACAGCATCAAAAACCTGCTGCGTCGCGGACAGTTTTTAACGTCGGCACTTTTAATTACCCTAACTTATCTGGTTGCGTTTTTAGGCATTTCGTTCATCCGCGAAGGCGACATTGCTAGCATCGAGTGGATAGAGTTTTTTCCGTTTATAGTGAGCGTGATGTTAACCTTGCTGGCTTACCCGCTTATTTATGCGTTTGAAAAGGTGTTCCGTATTACATCTGATCTAACACTAATTGAGCTGACTAATACCAATGCACATTTACTGCGCGAAATGGCATTTAAGGCACCGGGTACCTTCCAACACTCGCTACAAGTAGCTAATTTGGCTGAGAACGCTATTTATAGCATTGGTGGCAACGCTTTACTGGTTAGGGCAGGGGCATTGTATCATGATATTGGTAAAATGGAAAATCCGCTATACTTTATTGAAAATCAAACCGCCGGATTCAACCCCCATGATAAGCTGCCTTACGAGGAAAGTGCACAGATTATAATTAGCCATGTGCGCAAAGGAGTTGATATTGCAACGAAAGCTGATTTGCCAGAAGCCATTATTAATTTCATCCGTACCCACCATGGTAACACCCGGGTCGATTATTTTTATCAGTCGTTTTTAAAGAACTTTCCTGAAAAATTCATCGATGAGAACATTTTTAGGTATCCGGGGCCTATTCCATTCTCTAAAGAAACCGGCGTTTTGATGCTGGCAGACTCCATTGAAGCAGCATCGCGCTCTATTAAAGAACCCGATGCCAAATCGATCAGCGAACTGGTAGACCGCATTGTAAATTACAAGCTTAATCAGAATCAATTGAAAGACAGTGATATTACATTAAAAGATCTGGAAACCATTAAAACCATATTTAAACGCATGCTGATGAGTATTTACCACGTGCGGATAGATTATTAAAAATTGATAGAAATTTTTTTTGATGGTATAGTTGAATTACTATATTTGCAGACCCAAAACGGGGCATAAGTTCTAAAAAAGGTGAGGTGCCTGAGAGGCCGAAAGGATCAGTTTGCTAAACTGACGTACGGGAAACTGTACCGAGGGTTCGAATCCCTCCCTCACCGCCAGCAACGATAGAAAACTTCATAGAAGCCTGTAAATCTAAAAATTTACGGGCTTTTTTTGTTTTCAAACACATCGCAACTCACATGTAATCACATAATTCTGTTATAACGAAAGCTTATAAAAGTTTGTACAATAGTATATTGACTAAATGTGCATCTTGATTTTTTATAGCCTCATTTCAATGTTTATTCACCTCCAAAAAGTGGTTTGTTAGAAAAAAGCTTCATTTCGTTATTTTACTTCATAAAACAACGAAATGAAGAATTAGACCTGATGTATGTTTACCTAAAAGTAACGGTAGACAGTGTACCCAAGGAAAAGTTGGTAAAGCGCCCCTGGTCATCAGCGCGCTGGAACGGTAAATCGAACCGTGCGACTGGAAAAATGAAGACGCCAGGTAGCTGAACGCTTACTTGGATGTCATGCAAAGGAGAATTTACCAGCAAAAATTTTAAAGAGGCTGACCGCGCCCTGACTGCGCAGGCCATCGTTGACATCAT harbors:
- a CDS encoding HDIG domain-containing metalloprotein, with amino-acid sequence MRKYATGIKFLMILLSVFLIILALPKQTKFRYEFEKGRIWNQSDLVAPYNFAILKTSTDLEKDRLAVLQNVAPIYRYNEDVQMQQVEGFVNDFNLKWPNAGIPEKLKDKYVETGKVLLAHVYVTGLLNPTAKREPVTQYFNITVVNKNNIAADKNTSVLYTKEKAINYFEEELTLRGLDRAFMLDLMQNRLQNNLIYDDKLTGKLKDDVLSGISATQGMVQKGELIVAKGTVINDDIYQKLLSYKKYFEDSARVNGNRKLVFLGQFFLVGLTVTLLIVFLHLFRKDIYQDNRMVGLILLVITAMLATLSAAIKFQVPNLYYIPYCIVPIIIRILFDTRLALNIHLLVIMIAGFYVPNSFEFAFYEITAGMVSIYSIKNLLRRGQFLTSALLITLTYLVAFLGISFIREGDIASIEWIEFFPFIVSVMLTLLAYPLIYAFEKVFRITSDLTLIELTNTNAHLLREMAFKAPGTFQHSLQVANLAENAIYSIGGNALLVRAGALYHDIGKMENPLYFIENQTAGFNPHDKLPYEESAQIIISHVRKGVDIATKADLPEAIINFIRTHHGNTRVDYFYQSFLKNFPEKFIDENIFRYPGPIPFSKETGVLMLADSIEAASRSIKEPDAKSISELVDRIVNYKLNQNQLKDSDITLKDLETIKTIFKRMLMSIYHVRIDY
- a CDS encoding POT family MFS transporter, which produces MTQDTFTVDEKLAEPKYPRSIPFIIGNEAAERFSFYGMRSILVTFLVAQFFNPTGNAALQTVAEAKANESTHFFVSLAYALPFVGAIAADWFFGKYKIILYVSIIYCIGHLCLALFDTDLTGFRYGLILIAIGAGGIKSCVSANVGDQFDKSNQSLLSKVYGWFYFAINAGSVLSTIAIPYIYAHYGAKWAFGIPGILMAIATAIFFSGRKIYVRVPPSGIKKDNFLFISWYALTHAGKKQPGQSLLDVAKAEYNAEKVDGVKAVWRVMAVFAFVPIFWAMWDQSLSEWVLQSKKLDLNMFGYQLLPEQVQTANPIFLLSFIPIFNYFVYPFFDKIGLKTTPLRRLGAGLVLTAMSFVIIALIQQNIDAGQHPSVWWQILAYMVLSAGETLVSITGLEYAYTQSPKSMKSTMSAIWLLTVAAGNLFDVYVNNSIANHGFFSRFEGASYYWLFAGIMTAFILVYLFVSPRLKERNYVTEDENKVIAETNNL
- a CDS encoding polyprenol monophosphomannose synthase — encoded protein: MPDSLVIIPTYNEKENIERMIRKVFSLPHDFHLLIIDDGSPDGTGNIVKRLQAEFPEKLFIEERSGKQGLGTAYILGFKWAVSYKYDYIFEMDADFSHNPNDLLRLRETCAEGADMAIGSRYVKGVNVVNWPMNRVLMSYYASAYVRLITGIEIKDATAGFVCYKRKVLQTIRLDKIKFVGYAFQIEMKYTTLKHGFKVVEIPIIFTDRTEGVSKMSTRIFREAFLGVIQMRINSVFRKYPEGE